Proteins found in one Pontibacter sp. SGAir0037 genomic segment:
- a CDS encoding T9SS type A sorting domain-containing protein yields MIALPATLVAQVKMEKHSKSYRQSFDELPASGTGAWASGQEYLPGWRVTRSVTTDDKLTAGNGSSNTGGLYSYGSNNSSDRALGAVTSLNAGEFAYNLLLQNKTGATVSAVEVSYYGEQWRSGSVTTNVQHISCWYIITDNPSAVNLSPKTDIGWTEVPALHFKSPVNRTAGGALNGNSPANRSFLATFLPDEIPAEHYLLLRWKDADEPEMDHGLAIDDVSVSWTVEDDYIVLPVELMNFKASIADDFIVLDWDTASETENDFYEVERSLNGHFFQSIGKVMGAGNSSQTIHYTFKDMLPVAGTLYYRLKQVDFNKKVSYSSIIAKEWAPSAPKAILFPTITSEWLTVELPHTSSSHMMQVISKAGHRVMTQTISRRGGYYVLDVSGLSRGTYLLVLQDEQGQKKTQQFIKK; encoded by the coding sequence TTGATAGCCCTGCCTGCAACACTTGTGGCGCAGGTGAAAATGGAGAAGCACAGTAAGAGCTACAGGCAAAGCTTTGATGAATTGCCTGCTTCGGGAACAGGTGCCTGGGCAAGTGGCCAGGAGTATTTGCCCGGTTGGCGTGTAACCAGAAGCGTAACAACAGACGACAAGCTTACTGCCGGGAACGGATCAAGTAATACCGGAGGTCTCTATAGTTATGGTAGCAACAACTCTTCCGACAGAGCTTTAGGTGCCGTAACTTCTCTTAATGCCGGAGAGTTTGCCTATAACCTGCTTCTACAGAACAAAACAGGCGCTACTGTTAGTGCAGTCGAAGTAAGTTACTATGGCGAGCAGTGGCGCAGCGGGAGTGTTACGACCAATGTACAGCATATTTCCTGCTGGTATATTATTACCGATAATCCGTCTGCGGTAAATCTGTCTCCGAAAACCGATATTGGCTGGACAGAAGTTCCTGCGCTTCATTTCAAAAGCCCCGTAAACAGAACTGCCGGGGGAGCATTAAACGGAAATTCACCAGCTAACAGATCCTTTCTTGCCACTTTTCTGCCCGACGAAATTCCGGCTGAACATTACCTGCTGTTGCGTTGGAAAGATGCCGATGAACCTGAAATGGACCATGGGCTGGCTATTGATGATGTTAGCGTCAGCTGGACTGTTGAAGATGACTATATTGTACTGCCCGTGGAGCTGATGAACTTTAAAGCCAGCATAGCAGACGATTTTATTGTACTGGATTGGGACACTGCCTCTGAAACTGAAAATGACTTTTATGAAGTAGAGCGAAGCCTCAATGGCCATTTTTTTCAGTCTATCGGCAAAGTAATGGGAGCAGGCAATTCATCTCAGACGATACATTATACATTCAAAGATATGCTTCCGGTTGCAGGTACCTTATACTATAGGTTAAAGCAGGTGGATTTTAACAAAAAGGTTTCTTATTCCTCTATAATAGCTAAAGAGTGGGCGCCCAGCGCTCCTAAAGCAATTCTTTTTCCTACCATCACGTCAGAATGGCTTACTGTGGAGTTACCGCATACTTCTTCCAGCCACATGATGCAGGTTATTTCCAAGGCAGGGCACAGGGTCATGACACAGACTATTAGCAGAAGGGGAGGCTACTATGTGCTCGACGTTTCCGGGCTCAGCAGGGGCACTTACCTGTTGGTGCTTCAGGATGAACAGGGACAGAAAAAAACGCAACAGTTCATTAAGAAGTAG
- a CDS encoding response regulator: MKKVLLVDDVEISNFIMLRMIENFAPSYVVQDFTDPVAAFSSLEAYGPDVVFLDLNMPVMDGWQFLNSMKEKNLNYKVYVLTSSTSELDKQRAAAYGNVVNFLIKPIEEADIEHILQVI; encoded by the coding sequence ATGAAGAAAGTTTTGCTTGTGGATGATGTGGAGATATCTAACTTTATCATGCTTAGGATGATAGAGAATTTTGCCCCATCTTATGTAGTTCAGGACTTCACTGATCCTGTTGCTGCTTTTTCATCGTTGGAAGCTTATGGTCCGGATGTTGTTTTTCTGGATCTGAACATGCCTGTAATGGATGGTTGGCAGTTCCTGAACAGTATGAAGGAAAAGAACCTGAACTATAAAGTGTATGTTCTTACTTCTTCTACCAGCGAGCTGGACAAACAACGTGCAGCTGCTTACGGCAATGTGGTTAACTTTCTTATAAAGCCTATCGAAGAAGCCGATATTGAGCATATACTCCAGGTAATATAG
- a CDS encoding carboxymuconolactone decarboxylase family protein — MSYTDATVSARYKVVSYEEASSEVKEIYDETMRVLQLPFVLNWFKCQGSNATLLRGNWTKLKSTLIEGQVPNILKQLIIYNASKQRGCDYCAHAHGLFADSMSSMISDDENFKVTANLDAPALPNSYKVAVKLVTKAALHPEAVNENDFQDLEKEGFSEEEILELMSQADLVNMLNTIATLSGIKIDNELLEAEF, encoded by the coding sequence ATGAGCTATACAGATGCAACTGTTTCTGCACGATATAAAGTAGTTTCTTATGAGGAGGCATCATCAGAAGTAAAGGAAATTTATGATGAAACCATGCGGGTGCTACAGTTACCTTTTGTCTTGAATTGGTTTAAGTGCCAGGGAAGCAATGCTACCTTACTGCGTGGAAACTGGACGAAGCTGAAGTCTACCCTGATTGAAGGACAGGTACCCAATATTCTGAAACAACTGATCATTTACAATGCCTCCAAACAAAGAGGCTGCGATTACTGTGCCCATGCCCACGGCTTATTTGCCGATAGCATGAGCAGCATGATCAGCGACGATGAAAACTTTAAGGTAACGGCCAATCTGGATGCGCCTGCTTTGCCAAACAGCTATAAGGTAGCCGTAAAACTGGTAACAAAGGCTGCGCTTCATCCTGAAGCTGTAAATGAGAATGATTTCCAGGATTTGGAAAAGGAAGGTTTCTCTGAGGAAGAGATTTTAGAATTAATGTCTCAGGCTGACTTAGTTAATATGTTAAATACAATTGCAACTTTATCTGGTATAAAAATTGATAATGAGCTGCTCGAAGCAGAGTTTTAG
- a CDS encoding DEAD/DEAH box helicase — protein MTFENLNLIEPILKALQTEGYTKPTPIQAQAIPYILQKRDLLGCAQTGTGKTAAFSIPILQLLYNQPKQKGHKTIKSLILTPTRELAIQIGESMAAYGSNTGLKHTVIFGGVPQRPQTDALRAGIDILVATPGRLLDLMGQKFIDLQHIELFVLDEADRMLDMGFIHDVKKVLKVLPEKKQSLFFSATMAPEIMKLADTILVDPAKVEVTPVSSTANTIQQAVYYVKKSDKKNLLIHLLKDGTIDRALVFTRTKHGADRVAKDMTKAGVQAEAIHGNKSQNARVRALNNFKSSETRVLVATDIAARGIDVDDLSHVINYELPNEPETYVHRIGRTGRAGASGVALSFCDAEETAYLVSIQKLINKSVPVIDNHPYPLTAKDFAEAATTVKQQKGRGGRGGRNRVNAPQGSSGGGNRPNSATGGANAGGQNRRWGNKPKSAKA, from the coding sequence ATGACATTCGAGAACTTAAACCTTATAGAGCCTATTTTAAAGGCTCTGCAAACTGAAGGTTATACCAAGCCAACTCCTATTCAGGCGCAGGCGATACCATACATACTTCAGAAAAGAGACCTGCTGGGCTGCGCTCAGACCGGTACCGGAAAAACAGCTGCTTTTTCCATTCCTATTCTGCAGTTGCTATACAATCAGCCAAAGCAGAAAGGACATAAAACTATAAAATCTCTTATTTTAACGCCTACTCGTGAGCTTGCTATACAGATTGGCGAAAGCATGGCTGCTTACGGTAGCAATACTGGCTTAAAGCATACCGTTATTTTTGGTGGTGTGCCGCAACGCCCGCAAACAGATGCCCTAAGAGCTGGCATCGATATACTGGTTGCCACACCTGGTCGTTTGCTCGACCTGATGGGGCAGAAGTTTATAGACCTGCAGCATATAGAATTGTTTGTACTGGATGAGGCAGACCGCATGCTGGACATGGGCTTTATACATGATGTGAAAAAAGTGCTTAAAGTGTTGCCTGAGAAAAAGCAGTCTTTGTTCTTCTCAGCCACTATGGCTCCCGAAATCATGAAATTGGCTGATACCATTCTGGTAGATCCTGCTAAAGTGGAAGTAACGCCTGTTTCGTCTACCGCCAATACCATTCAGCAGGCAGTATATTATGTGAAGAAGTCGGATAAGAAAAACCTCCTGATTCACCTGCTGAAGGATGGGACCATAGATCGTGCCCTTGTGTTTACACGCACAAAGCATGGGGCTGACCGGGTGGCGAAAGATATGACAAAAGCCGGTGTACAGGCCGAGGCTATTCATGGCAATAAATCCCAGAATGCCCGTGTTCGTGCTCTCAATAACTTCAAGAGCAGCGAAACCCGTGTGCTGGTAGCAACAGATATAGCAGCCAGGGGAATAGATGTAGACGATCTGTCGCATGTGATCAACTATGAGTTGCCAAACGAGCCTGAAACCTACGTACACCGTATTGGCCGAACAGGGCGTGCAGGTGCCAGTGGGGTAGCTTTGTCTTTTTGCGATGCCGAAGAGACAGCTTACCTGGTAAGTATACAAAAGCTAATTAACAAATCGGTGCCCGTGATTGATAACCACCCGTACCCGCTTACAGCCAAAGATTTTGCCGAGGCAGCCACCACGGTAAAGCAGCAAAAAGGCAGAGGCGGACGTGGAGGCAGAAACCGTGTCAACGCACCACAAGGCAGTTCCGGCGGTGGGAACAGACCTAATTCAGCCACCGGAGGCGCAAATGCCGGTGGTCAGAACAGGCGTTGGGGTAACAAACCAAAGTCTGCCAAAGCCTGA
- a CDS encoding GNAT family N-acetyltransferase translates to MASVRIVPCTLSDISLLKDIAIRSYKNHYIYLWYDGGEDYIEQSFGEDRLAEEHADPNAAFFLIYKEDELVGFLKLNIDQALEGYTAQESLELERIYLLKKASGRGIGSEVVAFTKEYARQRGKKVVWLKAMDSSHQALRFYIQNGFEICGTYHLEMPQMKEEYRGMYMMKLQI, encoded by the coding sequence ATGGCATCCGTTCGTATTGTTCCTTGTACTCTTTCCGACATTTCCTTATTAAAAGATATCGCGATCAGGTCTTATAAAAACCACTACATCTATTTGTGGTACGATGGAGGAGAAGATTATATAGAGCAGAGCTTTGGAGAGGACAGGCTTGCAGAAGAACATGCAGATCCGAATGCGGCCTTCTTTCTGATTTATAAAGAGGACGAATTGGTTGGCTTCCTAAAACTTAATATCGACCAGGCCTTAGAGGGGTATACAGCGCAGGAGAGCCTGGAACTGGAGCGAATTTATTTGCTGAAGAAGGCTTCGGGCAGAGGCATTGGCAGTGAAGTAGTAGCTTTTACAAAAGAATATGCCCGACAGCGTGGCAAAAAGGTAGTCTGGCTAAAAGCAATGGATAGCAGCCACCAAGCCCTCAGGTTCTATATACAGAACGGCTTCGAAATATGCGGTACTTACCACCTCGAGATGCCCCAGATGAAAGAAGAATACAGGGGAATGTATATGATGAAACTTCAGATCTGA
- a CDS encoding NupC/NupG family nucleoside CNT transporter, with product MLDIFRGFIGLIALLAIAFLFSKNKKRIDWKLVGFGVFLQLFFGVMVTQVPFVADAFAFVSKLFVKLLSFSQAGAEFLFGNLANPAQNGGLGFIFAFSVLPTIIFFSTVSAGLYYLGVLQKIVFGIAWIMSKGMRLSGAESLSAAGNIFLGQTEAPLLVRPFIGNMTRSELMCLMTGGMATLAGGVLAAYVAFLGGDDPAQQAIFAAHLLTASIMNAPAGIVLAKMLVPETEPEKINTALEVNEEQLGVNLVDALSRGAADGLRLAANVGGMLLAFIAVIALLNYILIKIGGVTGLNEMVISSTNGQFDGFSFQYILGQVFRIFAFIMGVPWVDTLQVGSLLGQKTAVNEFVAYLDLANMKAAGTLSPKSLVMATYALCGFSNFSSIAIQIGGIGSMAPGQQGNLSKLGFLALLGASLACMMTATVAGMLFSLDA from the coding sequence AGGCTTCGGTGTTTTCCTGCAACTCTTTTTTGGGGTTATGGTTACGCAAGTGCCCTTTGTTGCTGATGCCTTTGCCTTTGTAAGTAAGTTGTTTGTAAAGCTTTTGAGCTTTTCACAGGCCGGAGCCGAGTTTCTGTTCGGAAACCTGGCAAATCCTGCTCAGAATGGTGGATTGGGTTTTATTTTCGCCTTTTCAGTATTGCCTACTATTATCTTTTTCTCTACTGTTTCGGCTGGTTTATACTACCTCGGCGTGTTGCAGAAAATAGTTTTCGGGATTGCCTGGATTATGTCTAAAGGCATGCGCCTGTCTGGTGCCGAAAGTTTATCAGCGGCCGGGAACATCTTTTTAGGGCAGACGGAGGCCCCGCTACTGGTGCGCCCCTTTATTGGCAATATGACCCGTTCTGAGCTGATGTGCCTGATGACCGGTGGTATGGCTACCCTGGCGGGTGGTGTACTGGCTGCTTATGTGGCTTTTCTGGGAGGGGATGACCCGGCGCAGCAGGCTATCTTTGCAGCGCACCTCTTAACGGCTTCTATTATGAATGCCCCTGCCGGCATTGTGCTGGCTAAAATGTTGGTGCCTGAAACAGAACCTGAAAAAATAAATACCGCATTAGAGGTAAACGAGGAGCAGCTTGGTGTAAACCTGGTAGATGCCTTGTCGCGGGGAGCAGCGGATGGCTTAAGGCTGGCAGCCAATGTGGGAGGTATGTTGTTGGCTTTTATAGCTGTAATAGCGCTTTTAAACTATATCCTTATTAAAATAGGTGGCGTAACCGGTTTAAATGAAATGGTTATCAGCAGCACCAATGGGCAGTTCGATGGATTTTCCTTTCAGTATATACTGGGGCAGGTATTCAGAATTTTTGCTTTTATAATGGGGGTGCCTTGGGTAGATACCCTGCAGGTGGGTAGCTTGTTAGGCCAGAAAACAGCCGTAAACGAATTTGTTGCTTACCTGGACTTGGCAAATATGAAGGCTGCAGGTACGTTAAGCCCTAAATCGCTGGTGATGGCTACGTATGCGCTGTGCGGTTTTTCTAACTTCAGTTCTATAGCCATACAAATCGGAGGTATAGGAAGCATGGCACCTGGGCAGCAGGGAAATCTTTCTAAGTTAGGCTTCCTGGCACTTCTTGGTGCTTCGCTAGCCTGTATGATGACGGCAACAGTAGCTGGTATGCTCTTTAGTTTAGACGCTTAA